The following are from one region of the Edwardsiella tarda ATCC 15947 = NBRC 105688 genome:
- the fkpB gene encoding FKBP-type peptidyl-prolyl cis-trans isomerase — translation MQQAPRALLVHFTLTLEDGSLAESSRERGQPALFRFGDGSLSPALESELASCVAGDRRCFTLAPADAFGERSDDLVQFFPLGQFRDSGEPQAGAVILFTAADGAQMPGLVREVTGESVTVDFNHPLAGIPVTFDIEVLERDPVQEVNHEHPAG, via the coding sequence ATGCAACAAGCACCGCGTGCACTCCTGGTGCACTTTACGCTGACGCTGGAGGATGGATCGCTGGCGGAGTCGTCGCGTGAACGCGGCCAGCCGGCGTTATTCCGCTTCGGTGATGGGAGTCTATCTCCGGCGTTGGAGAGCGAGCTCGCCTCTTGTGTCGCGGGCGATCGCCGTTGCTTCACGTTAGCGCCGGCCGATGCTTTCGGCGAGCGTAGCGATGATCTGGTGCAGTTTTTCCCCTTGGGGCAGTTCCGCGACAGTGGCGAGCCGCAGGCAGGGGCGGTGATCCTGTTTACCGCCGCCGATGGGGCTCAGATGCCGGGATTGGTGCGCGAAGTGACCGGCGAGTCGGTCACCGTCGATTTTAACCATCCGCTGGCGGGGATACCGGTGACCTTCGACATCGAGGTGTTGGAGCGCGATCCCGTGCAAGAGGTGAATCATGAACATCCTGCTGGCTAA